From Acidobacteriota bacterium, one genomic window encodes:
- the mnmG gene encoding tRNA uridine-5-carboxymethylaminomethyl(34) synthesis enzyme MnmG produces MFDETFDVIVIGAGHAGCEAASASARLGADTALVTINLDLIGQMSCNPAVGGIAKGHVVREIDALGGIMGRVIDRTGIQFRLLNRSRGPAVQSPRAQADRSLYRVEMRRVLEATPNLSLRQGVVVALIVEQERVIGVEMQDQRRFGAKAIIVATGTFLNGTIHTGERTFSAGRAGEPASIELADSLKTLGFPVGRLKTGTPPRLDGRTIDWDAFEAQPPDETPVPFSFATEKIEQPQIQCFIGYTTDELHDRIRGNLHRSPLYSGKIKGIGPRYCPSIEDKVVKFADKNRHQLFLEPEGHDTNEIYLNGFSTSLPADLQQELLRMVNGFENVRIIRPGYAIEYDFVDPRQLRPTMETTRVNGLYFAGQINGTTGYEEAACQGLMAGINAALAIDGRDPFVLARDEAYIGVLVDDLIQHGVDEPYRLFTSRAEARLTLRHDNSDERLSPKGREVGLVGQTDWERFNVKRDRIARLRNMLDLTRFKRSSVEYAGISQILGVDLGDSITLGQLAMRQGVNSEMIHRLLPDEIRGEISTTILETALADSLYRGYIQTQRTANERVNHHDNLKVPDGFSFSAISGLSNEMVERLERARPQNFAQVRKISGLTPAAISTVLIHLTGQRQRAGI; encoded by the coding sequence ATGTTCGACGAGACTTTTGATGTGATCGTGATCGGCGCCGGCCACGCGGGCTGCGAGGCGGCCTCGGCCTCGGCGCGTCTCGGTGCGGACACGGCGTTGGTCACGATCAATCTCGATCTGATCGGACAGATGTCGTGCAATCCGGCCGTCGGCGGAATCGCCAAAGGGCACGTCGTTCGCGAGATCGACGCGCTCGGCGGGATTATGGGACGCGTCATCGACCGTACCGGAATCCAGTTCCGCCTACTGAATCGTTCGCGAGGTCCGGCCGTTCAGTCGCCGCGCGCGCAGGCGGACCGAAGTTTGTATCGTGTCGAGATGCGGCGTGTACTCGAAGCGACTCCGAATCTGAGTCTTCGGCAAGGTGTCGTAGTTGCGTTAATTGTTGAGCAAGAACGAGTTATCGGCGTCGAGATGCAGGATCAAAGGCGTTTTGGGGCGAAAGCGATTATCGTTGCGACGGGTACTTTTCTGAACGGGACGATCCATACCGGCGAACGCACATTCTCGGCGGGTCGGGCCGGCGAACCAGCGTCGATCGAGCTTGCGGATAGCCTGAAGACGCTCGGATTTCCCGTCGGAAGGCTGAAAACGGGAACTCCGCCGCGGCTCGACGGGCGGACGATCGACTGGGACGCATTTGAAGCGCAGCCGCCCGACGAAACTCCGGTTCCGTTCTCGTTCGCGACGGAGAAGATCGAGCAGCCGCAGATCCAGTGCTTCATCGGCTACACGACGGACGAATTGCACGACCGGATCCGCGGGAACCTCCATCGCTCGCCGCTTTACTCCGGCAAGATCAAGGGCATCGGTCCGCGCTATTGTCCGTCGATCGAGGACAAAGTTGTTAAGTTCGCCGACAAGAATCGACATCAGCTTTTCCTCGAACCCGAAGGCCACGACACGAACGAGATCTATTTGAACGGTTTTTCGACTTCCCTTCCGGCGGATCTTCAGCAAGAACTTCTGCGGATGGTCAACGGTTTCGAAAACGTCAGGATCATTCGCCCCGGTTACGCGATCGAGTACGACTTCGTCGATCCGCGACAATTGCGGCCGACGATGGAAACGACGCGCGTCAACGGACTCTACTTCGCGGGCCAGATAAACGGAACGACCGGTTACGAGGAAGCGGCGTGCCAAGGTCTGATGGCCGGGATCAACGCGGCACTGGCGATCGACGGTCGCGATCCGTTTGTCCTCGCACGCGACGAGGCGTACATCGGCGTGCTGGTCGACGATCTCATCCAGCACGGCGTCGATGAACCATATCGCTTATTCACTTCGCGCGCCGAAGCGCGGTTGACGCTCCGGCACGACAATTCGGATGAGCGTTTGTCGCCGAAAGGCCGTGAAGTCGGCCTCGTCGGGCAGACGGATTGGGAGCGATTCAACGTCAAGCGTGACCGAATCGCGCGTTTGCGCAATATGCTTGACCTGACCCGTTTCAAGCGTTCATCGGTCGAATATGCCGGCATTTCGCAGATTCTCGGCGTCGATCTGGGTGATTCGATCACTCTCGGACAGCTTGCGATGCGACAAGGCGTCAACAGCGAAATGATTCATCGGTTGTTGCCGGACGAGATCCGGGGCGAGATCTCGACCACGATCCTGGAAACCGCTTTGGCCGATTCCCTTTATCGCGGCTACATTCAAACGCAGCGGACTGCGAACGAGCGGGTTAACCATCACGATAACCTGAAGGTTCCGGACGGTTTTTCATTCTCAGCGATCAGCGGACTCTCGAACGAAATGGTTGAGCGCCTCGAACGCGCTCGCCCACAGAACTTTGCGCAGGTGCGCAAGATCAGCGGACTCACACCAGCCGCTATTTCGACCGTACTGATTCATCTTACGGGTCAAAGGCAGCGAGCCGGCATATGA
- a CDS encoding tetratricopeptide repeat protein has product MKKTALLIVLICVFGVPALAQKLPKPTMTPSVPTTAQKFLMQQGIALHDNKKFDVAIQKYQLVLDENPDCTAAMYEMALSYAAKGDVDKALEIAMNGVKYKSTELSLFYILIANTWDDQGKSQDSIELYKDAIKFLKDEKNSQKALSSVYYNLGVTYARQKLYKESREALKNAVYSNFGYGSPNYLLAEVFLSGKYKVPAMLAAARFVSLELNSARAKRSAQIFLSILKSAKKDEKTGTINIFLDLDAPKDEGDFGMYDLVLGTLTTIESKKEETKSDDEIFAEAFDSLVALLSEDKKLKSTFVGKTYIRFLVELKKKGFSKVLAYLILQQDGNKTAEKWLVENGEKTKDFIDWAKSYDPSGS; this is encoded by the coding sequence ATGAAAAAGACAGCGCTTTTGATTGTACTGATCTGTGTTTTCGGTGTTCCGGCGTTGGCGCAGAAGCTTCCCAAACCGACAATGACTCCGTCCGTTCCGACCACTGCTCAGAAATTCTTGATGCAACAAGGAATTGCGCTTCACGACAATAAGAAATTTGACGTTGCCATTCAGAAGTATCAGTTGGTATTGGATGAGAACCCGGATTGCACGGCTGCGATGTATGAGATGGCGTTGTCTTACGCCGCGAAAGGAGATGTTGACAAAGCGCTTGAGATAGCGATGAACGGCGTCAAATACAAGTCAACGGAGTTGTCGCTTTTTTACATTTTGATCGCCAATACATGGGACGATCAGGGTAAGTCGCAGGACTCTATCGAACTTTATAAAGACGCAATAAAGTTCCTGAAGGATGAGAAGAACAGTCAGAAAGCCTTGTCTAGTGTCTACTACAATCTTGGAGTGACATACGCGCGACAGAAGCTATACAAGGAATCTCGGGAAGCGTTGAAAAATGCCGTTTACAGCAATTTCGGCTACGGGAGTCCGAACTATCTTCTTGCCGAAGTATTCCTCAGTGGTAAGTACAAAGTGCCGGCAATGCTGGCCGCCGCCCGTTTTGTCTCGCTGGAACTCAATTCGGCGCGGGCGAAACGTTCGGCGCAAATCTTTTTGAGCATTCTGAAATCCGCAAAGAAAGATGAAAAGACCGGAACCATCAACATATTTCTCGATTTGGACGCCCCGAAAGATGAGGGCGATTTCGGAATGTATGATCTTGTCCTCGGAACCTTGACAACGATCGAAAGCAAAAAGGAAGAAACAAAGTCCGACGACGAGATCTTTGCCGAAGCGTTTGATTCCTTGGTCGCGCTGCTTTCGGAAGATAAGAAACTGAAATCGACTTTCGTCGGCAAGACATACATTCGATTCCTTGTTGAGCTCAAGAAGAAAGGCTTTTCGAAAGTGCTCGCGTATTTGATACTTCAGCAGGATGGCAATAAGACGGCTGAAAAATGGCTCGTCGAAAATGGCGAAAAAACCAAGGATTTTATCGATTGGGCGAAGAGTTACGATCCGAGCGGTTCATAA
- a CDS encoding type VI secretion system contractile sheath large subunit, with protein MPITDSNLEGMFTFETGATPSPDDPPFHILFLGDWSGDGAKPELAKRRPFMIDRDNFGALMERLDVSLELDIGVEKLRLSFRDIDDFHPDSLFRNLPVFADLRDVRRRLRSADSFDEAAGEVRSWFAVPEPVSQVDEEPRPASAFSLDDILSVRPTRRSDESDLSRLISQVVEPFLVKIDENEQSKLVSAVDAAISDLMRSVLHHPRFQALESAWRGLFFAVRRIDTDIDLKLYALDLTKDECLDNLKSVSSLAETVIYREVIRERVEMVGADAFAVICGNYSFGSNVDDVGALMRLGKLANAANAPFISMMRPEMFGLGSFESLPEPSAFKISDESTEGKLWAAIRGVPESGFLGMCPMRFLARAPYGAKSDPLETFEFEEFSGLAKHQELVWINPSFACAVLLAESYRAYGWDMGEALRRDISGLPLYHYEVDGEKKLKPCAETEMTEVIAETLLENGLMPLISFRDSDRVRLARFESIASPSTTLGGRWNR; from the coding sequence ATGCCAATCACGGATTCGAATCTTGAAGGAATGTTCACGTTTGAGACGGGCGCGACGCCGTCTCCGGACGATCCGCCGTTTCACATACTGTTTCTCGGCGATTGGAGCGGCGACGGTGCGAAGCCTGAGTTGGCGAAACGGCGCCCGTTTATGATCGATCGCGATAATTTCGGCGCGCTTATGGAAAGGCTCGACGTGTCGCTCGAACTCGACATCGGCGTTGAGAAACTGCGGCTGAGTTTCCGCGACATTGACGATTTTCATCCCGACAGCCTTTTTCGAAATCTCCCGGTTTTCGCCGATCTTCGCGACGTCCGGCGACGGTTGCGTTCCGCCGATTCTTTCGACGAAGCAGCCGGCGAGGTCAGATCGTGGTTTGCGGTTCCCGAGCCGGTTTCCCAAGTCGACGAGGAGCCAAGACCGGCTTCGGCGTTTTCACTGGACGACATTCTGTCGGTTCGGCCGACGCGCCGATCTGACGAATCGGATCTGTCTCGGTTGATCTCGCAGGTCGTCGAGCCGTTCCTTGTTAAGATCGATGAGAACGAACAGTCGAAACTGGTTTCGGCGGTCGATGCCGCGATATCGGACCTGATGCGGTCGGTTCTTCATCATCCGCGGTTTCAAGCGCTCGAGTCCGCGTGGCGAGGATTGTTTTTCGCGGTTCGTCGGATCGATACCGACATCGATCTAAAACTGTACGCGCTTGATCTGACAAAGGACGAATGTCTTGATAACCTCAAATCTGTCAGTAGTTTAGCGGAGACAGTCATCTATCGCGAGGTGATCCGCGAACGTGTTGAAATGGTTGGCGCCGATGCCTTTGCCGTGATTTGCGGAAACTACTCGTTTGGCTCCAACGTCGATGATGTGGGGGCGCTGATGCGGCTCGGCAAGTTGGCGAATGCGGCAAATGCTCCGTTCATTTCGATGATGCGTCCGGAGATGTTCGGACTTGGGTCTTTCGAATCGCTGCCGGAACCGTCGGCGTTCAAGATCAGTGATGAATCGACCGAGGGCAAACTCTGGGCGGCGATCCGCGGAGTGCCCGAATCCGGTTTTCTCGGGATGTGTCCGATGAGATTCCTGGCCCGGGCTCCGTACGGCGCCAAGTCGGACCCTCTGGAAACATTTGAATTTGAGGAGTTTAGCGGTTTGGCAAAGCATCAGGAGCTGGTTTGGATAAACCCGTCGTTCGCGTGCGCCGTGCTCTTGGCTGAAAGCTATCGCGCTTACGGCTGGGATATGGGCGAAGCGTTGCGACGGGATATCTCGGGACTTCCGCTTTACCATTACGAAGTCGACGGTGAGAAGAAGCTGAAGCCGTGCGCGGAAACTGAAATGACGGAAGTGATCGCTGAAACGCTGCTCGAAAACGGTCTGATGCCGCTGATATCGTTTCGCGACAGCGACCGTGTGCGTTTGGCGAGATTTGAATCGATCGCATCGCCGTCGACGACGTTGGGCGGAAGGTGGAATCGCTGA
- the pap gene encoding polyphosphate:AMP phosphotransferase, whose product MFETAELGRKLSKEEYRAREPELRMQLLEVQEDLKKAPFPVIIVIGGVDGAGKGETVNILHEWMDPRYLHAVSFGTPSDEERERPEAWRFWRTLPPKGRIGMFFGSWYTRPIIDCVFGKTGEAALDSSLVSINTFEKELVDDGALIIKFWFHLSKEAQEKRLNSLSKDAKTRWRVTKTDWKHFKMYDTFRHVSERALRATSTGEAPWIVVEGVDPRYRSITVGEHILEQITRRLASEKERRKTSTHKTMVKVGDQISLLRTLDLTQSITENKYKVELEKQQGRLNLLYRKFKAEGRSAILVFEGWDAAGKGGIVRRITGAMDARDYQIIPIAAPTEEERAQHYLWRFWRHLPRAGRVTIFDRSWYGRVLVERVEGFATEDEWKRAYSEIENFEEQLHRHGILLLKFWVHIDKDEQASRFALRQQTSFKHYKITDEDFRNREKWDDYEVAADELVERTSTDFAPWHLIEANDKKFARIKTLKIFCKAMKTALER is encoded by the coding sequence ATGTTTGAAACCGCGGAACTCGGCCGCAAACTCAGCAAGGAAGAGTATCGTGCGCGCGAACCGGAACTTCGGATGCAGTTGCTTGAGGTTCAGGAAGACCTGAAAAAGGCACCGTTTCCGGTGATCATTGTCATCGGCGGCGTCGACGGAGCGGGCAAAGGCGAAACCGTCAATATCCTGCACGAATGGATGGATCCGCGCTATTTGCACGCCGTTTCGTTCGGCACGCCGTCCGATGAGGAGCGCGAACGTCCGGAAGCCTGGCGATTTTGGCGGACGCTGCCGCCGAAGGGCAGGATCGGTATGTTCTTCGGGTCGTGGTACACCCGCCCGATAATCGACTGCGTTTTCGGCAAGACCGGCGAAGCCGCGCTCGATTCGTCGTTGGTTTCGATCAACACGTTTGAGAAGGAATTGGTCGATGACGGTGCGTTGATCATCAAGTTTTGGTTTCATCTCAGCAAAGAGGCACAGGAAAAACGCCTCAACTCTCTCAGTAAAGACGCAAAAACGCGTTGGCGCGTCACGAAGACCGACTGGAAGCACTTCAAGATGTACGATACGTTCCGACACGTGTCGGAACGCGCGTTGCGCGCGACAAGCACCGGCGAAGCTCCGTGGATCGTCGTCGAAGGCGTCGATCCGCGTTACCGGAGCATTACTGTCGGCGAGCATATTCTCGAACAGATCACCAGACGGCTCGCGTCCGAAAAGGAACGAAGGAAGACCTCGACACACAAAACGATGGTGAAGGTCGGCGACCAAATATCGCTTCTCCGCACACTCGACCTGACGCAATCGATCACCGAGAACAAATACAAGGTGGAACTTGAAAAGCAACAGGGCCGGCTGAATCTTCTATATCGCAAATTCAAAGCCGAAGGGCGTTCGGCGATCCTGGTCTTTGAAGGCTGGGACGCGGCGGGCAAAGGCGGGATCGTTCGGCGCATCACCGGGGCAATGGACGCGCGCGACTATCAGATCATCCCGATTGCCGCGCCGACCGAGGAAGAACGGGCGCAACATTACCTTTGGAGGTTCTGGAGACATCTCCCGCGGGCCGGACGCGTGACGATATTCGACCGCAGTTGGTACGGGCGTGTGCTGGTCGAACGGGTCGAAGGCTTCGCGACCGAAGACGAATGGAAACGCGCGTATTCCGAGATAGAAAACTTTGAGGAACAGCTCCATCGCCACGGCATTCTGTTGTTGAAATTCTGGGTGCATATTGACAAGGACGAGCAGGCGAGCCGATTCGCTCTGCGGCAGCAAACAAGTTTCAAGCACTACAAGATCACGGACGAGGACTTTCGTAACCGGGAAAAGTGGGACGATTACGAAGTTGCGGCCGACGAGTTGGTCGAGCGCACGAGTACCGATTTCGCACCGTGGCACCTTATCGAGGCGAACGACAAGAAGTTCGCGCGGATCAAGACCCTGAAGATTTTTTGCAAGGCTATGAAGACCGCTCTCGAAAGGTAG